One Mycolicibacterium crocinum DNA window includes the following coding sequences:
- the truB gene encoding tRNA pseudouridine(55) synthase TruB yields the protein MSSPAPGIVVVDKPGGMTSHDVVGRCRRIFGTRKVGHAGTLDPMATGVLVIGIERATKILGLLTATSKSYAATIRLGQSTTTDDAEGEVLQSFSAVDVTDDQIEAGIARLRGEIAQRPSAVSAVKIGGKRAYQLVREGQEVELAERRVHIDRFEVLGLRRDGAFVDLDVEVDCSSGTYIRALARDLGESLGVGGHLTALRRTRVGGYGLDHARSLDELAEHPQLSYSLDEACLLAFPRRDITEAEADDASHGRPLAAAGIEGVYAATDPEGRVIALLEDRGSHTKSVVVVRPATL from the coding sequence GTGAGCAGTCCAGCGCCCGGCATTGTCGTGGTGGACAAGCCCGGCGGAATGACGAGCCACGACGTGGTGGGGCGCTGCCGCCGGATCTTCGGCACCCGCAAAGTCGGACACGCCGGCACATTGGACCCGATGGCCACCGGTGTGTTGGTCATCGGCATCGAGCGGGCCACGAAAATCCTGGGGCTGCTGACCGCCACCTCAAAGTCCTACGCCGCGACCATCCGGCTGGGTCAGTCCACCACCACCGATGACGCTGAAGGTGAAGTGCTGCAGTCCTTTTCCGCTGTCGACGTCACGGACGACCAGATCGAGGCCGGCATCGCGAGGCTCCGCGGTGAGATTGCGCAGCGGCCATCAGCGGTCAGCGCCGTGAAAATCGGCGGGAAGCGGGCGTATCAGCTGGTGCGCGAAGGCCAGGAGGTGGAGCTCGCCGAGCGTCGGGTTCACATCGACCGGTTCGAGGTGCTGGGTTTGCGGCGGGACGGCGCGTTCGTCGACCTCGACGTCGAGGTCGATTGCTCATCAGGCACCTATATCCGGGCTCTGGCACGAGATTTGGGCGAGAGCCTCGGCGTCGGGGGACACCTGACCGCGCTACGCCGGACCCGTGTCGGCGGCTACGGGCTCGATCATGCCCGATCGCTCGACGAACTGGCCGAGCATCCGCAGCTGAGCTACTCCCTTGACGAGGCGTGCCTACTGGCGTTCCCGCGCCGCGACATCACCGAGGCTGAGGCCGACGACGCCAGCCACGGCCGTCCGCTGGCCGCGGCAGGCATCGAGGGTGTCTATGCCGCAACGGATCCCGAGGGCCGAGTGATCGCGCTGCTGGAGGATCGCGGTTCGCACACCAAGTCGGTCGTGGTGGTCCGCCCGGCAACGCTATAG
- the mntR gene encoding manganese-binding transcriptional regulator MntR, which yields MSPDESPNPGVRDLTTVAQDYLKTIWSAQEWSHEKVSTKLLAERIGVSASTASESIRRLADQGLVDHEKYGAVTLTERGRLAALAVVRRHRLLETFLMQELGYSWDEVHDEAEILEHAISDMMLDRIDAKLGHPTRDPHGDPIPNADGRVPTPPARQLSACVDGELGTVARISDADPEMLRYFDTVGISLDSRLRVLARRDFAGMISVSVESSDGAANTVDLGSPAAQAIWVVG from the coding sequence GTGAGTCCTGACGAGAGCCCCAACCCCGGGGTACGCGACCTGACGACGGTCGCCCAGGACTACCTCAAGACCATCTGGTCGGCCCAGGAGTGGTCGCACGAAAAGGTCAGCACCAAGCTGCTGGCCGAGCGCATCGGAGTGTCGGCCAGCACCGCCTCGGAGTCGATCCGCCGACTGGCTGACCAGGGCCTGGTGGATCACGAGAAGTACGGCGCCGTGACGCTGACCGAGCGGGGTCGGCTTGCGGCGCTGGCGGTGGTTCGCCGGCACCGGCTGCTGGAGACCTTCCTCATGCAGGAGCTCGGCTACAGCTGGGACGAGGTGCATGACGAGGCCGAGATCCTCGAACACGCGATCAGCGACATGATGCTCGACCGGATCGATGCCAAACTCGGTCACCCGACCCGCGACCCGCACGGCGACCCCATTCCCAACGCTGACGGCCGGGTGCCGACTCCCCCGGCGCGGCAGCTATCGGCATGCGTCGACGGCGAACTCGGCACGGTTGCGCGAATCTCCGATGCAGATCCGGAAATGCTGCGCTACTTCGACACCGTCGGCATCAGCTTGGACTCGCGCCTGAGGGTGCTGGCCCGGCGCGACTTCGCCGGCATGATCTCGGTGTCGGTCGAATCCTCCGACGGCGCAGCCAACACCGTGGACCTGGGAAGCCCTGCCGCTCAAGCTATTTGGGTCGTCGGCTAG
- a CDS encoding bifunctional riboflavin kinase/FAD synthetase, with protein sequence MDRWRGQDEIPSDWGRCVVTIGVFDGVHRGHAELIARAVKAGRSRGVPTVLMTFDPHPMEVVFPGSHPAQLTTLTRRAELAEELGIDVFLVVPFTTDFMKLTPDRYIHELLVERLHVVEVIVGENFTFGKKAAGNVGTLRKAGERFGFAVESMSLVAEHHQSETVTFSSTYIRSCVDAGDVVTAAEALGRPHRVEGVVVRGDGRGRVLGFPTANVAPPMYSAIPADGVYAAWFTVLGHGPVTGSVVPGERYQAAVSVGTNPTFSGRTRTVEAFVLDTAADLYGQHVAVDFVARLRGQLKFDSVSDLVEAMGKDTEKARAILSAQD encoded by the coding sequence GTGGATCGTTGGCGCGGACAGGACGAGATCCCCTCGGACTGGGGCCGATGTGTGGTGACCATCGGCGTCTTCGACGGTGTTCATCGCGGGCATGCCGAGCTGATCGCGCGTGCGGTCAAGGCCGGTCGCTCGCGGGGGGTGCCGACGGTACTGATGACGTTCGACCCGCACCCCATGGAGGTTGTGTTCCCGGGCAGCCACCCGGCTCAGCTGACGACGCTGACGCGGCGCGCCGAGCTGGCCGAGGAACTGGGGATCGACGTCTTCCTGGTGGTGCCGTTCACCACCGACTTCATGAAGCTGACCCCGGACCGCTACATCCACGAGCTGCTGGTGGAGCGTCTGCACGTGGTCGAGGTGATCGTCGGGGAGAACTTCACCTTCGGCAAGAAGGCGGCCGGCAACGTCGGCACCTTGCGCAAGGCCGGTGAACGGTTCGGCTTCGCCGTCGAGAGCATGTCGCTGGTCGCCGAACACCACCAGAGCGAGACCGTCACGTTCTCGTCGACCTACATCCGGTCCTGCGTCGACGCCGGCGACGTGGTGACGGCCGCCGAGGCGTTGGGCCGCCCGCACCGGGTCGAGGGCGTGGTGGTCCGCGGCGACGGGCGTGGCCGTGTCCTGGGCTTCCCGACCGCCAACGTCGCACCGCCGATGTACTCCGCGATCCCGGCCGACGGCGTCTACGCGGCGTGGTTCACCGTGCTGGGCCACGGCCCGGTAACCGGGTCGGTGGTCCCGGGCGAGCGGTACCAGGCCGCCGTCTCAGTGGGCACCAACCCGACGTTCTCCGGGCGCACCCGCACCGTGGAGGCCTTCGTCTTGGACACCGCCGCCGATCTGTACGGCCAGCACGTGGCGGTCGACTTCGTCGCCCGCCTGCGCGGTCAGCTCAAGTTCGACTCGGTCAGTGACCTCGTCGAGGCGATGGGCAAGGACACCGAGAAGGCCCGCGCGATCCTGTCGGCGCAGGACTGA
- a CDS encoding SRPBCC family protein — MPVTDVTHDLENLTLTITADFAAPVQRVWQIYADPRQLEKVWGPPSHPATFVDHSLTPGSRVTYFMTGPDGEKYAGYWDIISVDEPTSFAFRDGFADSDLNPNPDMPVSENTYTFTEHNGGTRAVYVAKFASAEGLQQVLDMGVVEGSTSAINQIDELLAS; from the coding sequence ATGCCCGTCACCGACGTCACCCACGATCTGGAGAACCTGACGCTGACCATCACCGCCGATTTCGCGGCACCGGTGCAACGGGTGTGGCAGATTTACGCCGACCCGCGGCAGCTCGAGAAGGTCTGGGGACCGCCGTCGCACCCGGCGACCTTCGTCGACCACAGCCTGACCCCCGGCAGCCGGGTCACCTATTTCATGACCGGGCCGGACGGCGAGAAGTACGCGGGCTATTGGGACATCATCAGCGTCGACGAACCGACCAGCTTCGCGTTCCGCGACGGCTTCGCCGATTCCGACTTGAACCCGAATCCTGACATGCCGGTCTCGGAGAACACCTACACCTTCACCGAGCACAACGGCGGCACCCGCGCGGTCTACGTGGCCAAATTCGCGTCCGCCGAAGGCCTTCAGCAGGTGCTGGACATGGGTGTGGTCGAGGGCTCCACGTCGGCGATCAACCAGATCGACGAACTGCTCGCGTCGTAA
- a CDS encoding ArsR/SmtB family transcription factor, with translation MTVDLEDRADALFHALADRTRRDILRRAFAGEYSVSALAGKYDMSFAAVQKHVAVLEKAGLLTKRRHGREQLASGDVAAVRSVAATLTELEEVWRGRIARIDELIASEKKEND, from the coding sequence GTGACCGTAGATCTGGAGGACCGGGCCGACGCCCTCTTCCATGCGCTTGCCGACCGAACCCGCCGCGACATCCTGCGCCGGGCATTCGCGGGCGAGTATTCGGTCTCTGCACTCGCCGGCAAATACGACATGAGCTTTGCCGCGGTGCAAAAACACGTCGCCGTGCTGGAGAAAGCCGGCCTGCTCACCAAGCGGCGCCACGGCCGCGAGCAGCTGGCCAGCGGCGACGTGGCGGCTGTGCGTTCGGTGGCCGCCACGCTCACCGAACTCGAAGAGGTCTGGCGTGGCCGCATCGCACGCATCGACGAACTCATCGCATCTGAGAAGAAGGAGAACGACTAA
- the rpsO gene encoding 30S ribosomal protein S15: protein MALTAEQKKEILGQYGLHETDTGSPEAQVALLTKRIADLTEHLKQHKHDHHSRRGLLLLVGRRRRLLKYVADLDVARYRSLIERLGLRR from the coding sequence GTGGCGCTTACCGCCGAGCAGAAGAAGGAAATCCTGGGCCAGTACGGTCTGCATGAGACCGACACCGGTTCGCCGGAAGCCCAGGTGGCGCTGCTGACCAAGCGCATCGCCGACCTCACCGAGCACCTCAAGCAGCACAAGCACGACCACCACTCACGGCGCGGTCTGCTGCTGCTGGTCGGCCGCCGCCGCCGGCTGCTCAAGTACGTCGCCGACCTCGATGTCGCGCGCTACCGCTCGCTGATCGAGCGCCTTGGTCTTCGCCGCTGA
- a CDS encoding polyribonucleotide nucleotidyltransferase, whose translation MSVAEIDEGVFESTAVIDNGSFGTRTVRFETGRLAQQAAGAVVAYLDDETMLLSATTASKAPKEHFDFFPLTIDVEERMYAAGRIPGSFFRREGRPSTDAILTCRLIDRPLRPTFISGLRNEIQVVVTVLSLDPKDLYDVLAINAASASTQISGLPFSGPVGGVRVALIDGQWVAFPTVEQLETAVFDMVVAGRKAGDDVAIMMVEAEATENVIELIAGGAGAPTEAVVAEGLEAAKPFIAVLCDAQKALADKAAKPVADYPLFPDYQDDVYTAVAHVAKEPLSQALTIAGKQERDDRTDEITNEVLGELGETFAGREKEIGAAYRSLTKKLVRQRILTDHFRIDGRGVTDIRALSAEVAIIPRAHGSALFERGETQIMGVTTLDMVKMAQQIDSLGPETSKRYMHHYNFPPYSTGETGRVGSPKRREIGHGALAERALVPVLPSVEEFPYAIRQVSEALGSNGSTSMGSVCASTLSLLNAGVPLKAPVAGIAMGLVSDDVDGERRFVTLTDILGAEDAFGDMDFKCAGTKDFVTALQLDTKLDGIPSQVLAGALSQAKDARLTILEVMAEAIDAPDEMSPYAPRVTAIKVPVDKIGEIIGPKGKMINAITEETGASISIEDDGTVFVGATDGPSAQAAIDRINAIANPQLPKVGERFLGTVVKTTDFGAFVSLLPGRDGLVHISKLGKGKRIAKVEDVVKVGDKLRVEIADIDNRGKISLILVDEEGAAAPDDAPAPVDADAATASS comes from the coding sequence ATGTCTGTAGCTGAAATCGACGAAGGCGTGTTCGAATCGACCGCCGTCATTGACAACGGGAGCTTCGGCACCCGCACCGTGCGTTTCGAGACCGGCCGGCTTGCTCAGCAGGCTGCCGGCGCCGTCGTCGCCTACCTCGACGACGAGACCATGCTGCTGAGCGCGACCACCGCCAGCAAGGCCCCGAAGGAACACTTCGACTTCTTCCCGTTGACCATCGACGTCGAGGAGCGGATGTACGCCGCCGGGCGCATCCCCGGGTCGTTCTTCCGTCGCGAAGGCCGTCCCTCCACCGACGCGATCCTGACCTGCCGTCTGATCGACCGTCCGCTGCGCCCGACCTTCATCTCGGGTCTGCGCAACGAGATCCAGGTCGTGGTCACGGTCCTAAGCCTGGATCCCAAGGATCTGTACGACGTGCTGGCGATCAACGCCGCCTCGGCGTCCACCCAGATCTCGGGTCTGCCGTTCTCCGGTCCGGTCGGTGGCGTGCGCGTGGCCCTGATCGACGGCCAGTGGGTTGCGTTCCCCACCGTCGAGCAGCTCGAGACCGCGGTCTTCGACATGGTCGTCGCGGGCCGCAAGGCCGGTGACGACGTCGCCATCATGATGGTCGAGGCCGAGGCCACCGAGAACGTCATCGAGCTCATTGCCGGTGGCGCCGGTGCGCCGACCGAGGCCGTGGTGGCCGAGGGCCTCGAAGCCGCCAAGCCGTTCATCGCCGTGCTGTGCGATGCGCAGAAGGCGTTGGCGGACAAGGCTGCCAAGCCGGTCGCCGACTACCCGCTGTTCCCGGACTACCAGGACGACGTCTACACCGCGGTCGCCCACGTGGCCAAGGAGCCGCTGTCGCAGGCGCTGACCATCGCCGGTAAGCAGGAGCGTGACGACCGCACCGACGAGATCACGAACGAGGTGCTCGGCGAGCTCGGCGAGACTTTCGCCGGCCGCGAGAAGGAGATCGGCGCGGCCTACCGTTCGCTGACCAAGAAGCTTGTGCGCCAGCGCATCCTGACCGATCACTTCCGCATCGACGGTCGCGGTGTCACCGACATCCGCGCCCTGTCGGCCGAGGTCGCCATCATCCCGCGGGCGCACGGCAGCGCGCTGTTCGAGCGTGGCGAGACTCAGATCATGGGTGTGACCACGCTCGACATGGTCAAGATGGCCCAGCAGATCGACTCGCTGGGGCCGGAGACCTCCAAGCGCTACATGCACCACTACAACTTCCCGCCGTATTCGACCGGTGAGACCGGTCGCGTCGGCTCCCCGAAGCGCCGCGAGATCGGTCACGGCGCGCTTGCCGAGCGCGCTCTGGTGCCGGTACTGCCCAGCGTCGAGGAATTCCCGTACGCGATCCGTCAGGTCTCGGAAGCGTTGGGCTCCAACGGTTCCACCTCGATGGGCTCGGTGTGCGCCTCGACCTTGTCGCTGCTGAACGCCGGTGTCCCGCTCAAGGCGCCGGTTGCCGGTATCGCGATGGGTCTGGTGTCGGACGACGTCGATGGTGAGCGTCGGTTCGTCACGCTGACCGACATCCTCGGTGCTGAGGATGCCTTCGGCGACATGGACTTCAAGTGCGCGGGCACCAAGGACTTCGTCACCGCTCTGCAGCTGGACACCAAGCTCGACGGCATCCCGTCGCAGGTGCTGGCCGGTGCGCTGTCGCAGGCCAAGGACGCGCGTCTGACGATCCTCGAGGTGATGGCCGAGGCCATCGACGCGCCCGACGAGATGAGCCCGTACGCACCTCGCGTCACCGCGATCAAGGTGCCGGTCGACAAGATCGGCGAGATCATCGGCCCCAAGGGCAAGATGATCAACGCGATCACCGAGGAGACCGGCGCTTCGATCTCGATCGAGGACGACGGCACGGTGTTCGTGGGTGCGACCGACGGTCCGTCGGCTCAGGCGGCCATCGACCGCATCAACGCGATCGCTAACCCGCAGCTGCCCAAGGTCGGCGAGCGGTTCCTCGGAACCGTGGTCAAGACCACCGACTTCGGTGCGTTCGTCTCCCTGCTGCCCGGCCGTGACGGCCTGGTCCACATCTCGAAGCTGGGCAAGGGCAAGCGGATCGCCAAGGTCGAGGATGTCGTCAAGGTTGGCGACAAGCTCCGTGTCGAGATCGCCGACATCGACAACCGCGGCAAGATCTCGCTGATCCTGGTCGATGAGGAAGGCGCTGCCGCGCCCGATGACGCACCGGCGCCCGTTGATGCCGATGCCGCGACCGCCAGCAGCTAG
- a CDS encoding M16 family metallopeptidase translates to MPRPPAASSGGQERSDTGINTAALRRGRRLDEAPVAVRRTVLPGGLRVVTEFVPSVRSASVGVWVNVGSRDEGPTVAGAAHFLEHLLFKSTPTRTAVEIAQSVDAVGGELNAFTAKEHTCYYAHVLDDDLELAVDLVSDVVLNGVCASHDVELERDVVLEEIAMRDDDPEDALGDVFLTAMFGDHPVGRPVIGSVESVSGMTRSQLHSFHVRRYTPERMVVAVAGNVDHDEVVRLVRKHFGRHLVKGRKPQPPRKGTGRLTGAPNLQLITRDGEQTHLSLGVRVPGRNWPHRWALSVLNTALGGGLSSRLFQQIRENRGLAYSVYSSVDTFSDAGALSVYAACLPERFDEVVRLTTEVLEGVARDGITEAECRIAKGSIRGGLVLGLEDSASRMHRLGRSELNYGEYRSVSSTLEHIDAVTLDEVNAIARQVLTKPLGAAVLGPHKSKRSLPQPLRTIRS, encoded by the coding sequence ATGCCGCGACCGCCAGCAGCTAGTTCCGGCGGGCAGGAGCGAAGCGACACGGGGATTAACACAGCTGCACTTCGCCGCGGCCGGCGTCTCGATGAGGCGCCGGTTGCGGTGCGGCGCACGGTACTTCCCGGCGGGCTGCGAGTCGTCACCGAATTCGTGCCATCGGTGCGTTCGGCGTCGGTGGGTGTGTGGGTCAACGTCGGTTCCCGCGACGAAGGTCCCACAGTCGCCGGTGCTGCGCACTTCCTCGAGCATCTGCTCTTCAAGTCGACCCCGACTCGCACGGCCGTCGAGATCGCGCAGTCCGTCGACGCTGTCGGCGGTGAGCTGAACGCATTCACCGCCAAGGAACACACCTGCTACTACGCGCACGTGCTGGACGACGACCTCGAGCTGGCCGTCGATCTGGTGTCTGACGTAGTGCTCAACGGTGTGTGCGCATCCCACGACGTCGAACTGGAACGCGATGTCGTGCTCGAAGAGATCGCGATGCGCGACGACGATCCCGAAGACGCTCTCGGCGATGTGTTCCTGACGGCCATGTTTGGCGATCATCCCGTCGGACGCCCGGTGATCGGCAGCGTCGAGTCCGTCTCCGGGATGACCCGCTCGCAGCTGCACTCCTTCCACGTGCGCCGGTACACCCCGGAGCGAATGGTCGTGGCGGTGGCCGGCAATGTCGATCATGACGAGGTGGTCCGCCTGGTGCGCAAGCACTTCGGGCGGCACCTGGTCAAAGGCCGCAAGCCCCAGCCGCCGCGCAAGGGCACCGGCCGGCTGACCGGTGCGCCCAACCTGCAGCTGATCACCCGTGACGGCGAGCAGACCCATCTGTCGCTGGGCGTGCGGGTGCCCGGCCGGAACTGGCCGCACCGGTGGGCGCTGTCGGTGCTCAACACCGCGTTGGGCGGCGGCCTGAGTTCACGGCTGTTCCAACAGATTCGAGAAAACCGCGGCCTGGCCTACTCGGTGTACTCCTCTGTTGACACCTTCTCCGATGCCGGGGCATTGTCGGTGTATGCGGCGTGCCTTCCCGAGCGCTTCGACGAGGTGGTTCGGTTGACCACCGAGGTTCTCGAGGGTGTGGCGCGCGACGGCATCACCGAAGCGGAATGCCGGATTGCCAAGGGTTCGATCCGCGGCGGCCTGGTGCTCGGCCTGGAGGACTCCGCGTCGAGGATGCATCGGCTGGGCCGCAGTGAGTTGAACTACGGCGAGTACCGCAGCGTCTCCAGCACACTCGAGCACATCGACGCCGTCACCCTCGATGAGGTCAATGCGATCGCCCGACAGGTGCTGACCAAACCCTTAGGCGCCGCCGTCCTGGGGCCGCACAAGTCTAAACGTTCTCTGCCACAGCCACTTCGGACCATCAGGAGCTAG
- a CDS encoding nitronate monooxygenase gives MAGGPSTPALAAAVSNAGGLGFVAAGYLSADKFADIIAAARALTSAPLGVNLFVPGPSAATADALARYREQLAPLAEHYGAEIPEPHADDDGWQAKLDVVADTAPEVASFTFGCPSPETIARLRDRGVVVAVTVTSLDEAGVAVAAGADVLVVQGPEAGGHRGTFDPVALPGNDPLDSLLVAIRAAHDLPVIAAGGLSSAADVRRVLDAGAAAAQAGTAFLLADEAGTNAAHRAALTDVSFTETVVTRAFSGRYARGLANNFTARYDDVAPLGYPEVNQMTGPLRRAAVAAGDPHGTNLWAGTSWRYISGGSAADIVAALARDAQ, from the coding sequence ATGGCAGGCGGTCCAAGCACGCCCGCCCTGGCGGCCGCGGTGTCCAACGCCGGCGGCTTGGGATTCGTCGCGGCCGGCTATCTGTCGGCGGACAAATTCGCCGACATCATCGCCGCGGCCCGCGCACTGACGTCGGCACCGCTCGGCGTGAATCTCTTTGTGCCCGGGCCGTCTGCGGCGACGGCCGACGCGCTGGCCCGCTACCGCGAACAGCTGGCTCCGCTGGCCGAACACTACGGGGCCGAGATCCCCGAACCGCACGCCGACGACGACGGCTGGCAGGCCAAGCTCGACGTGGTCGCCGACACCGCGCCGGAGGTCGCCTCGTTCACCTTCGGCTGCCCGAGTCCGGAAACCATTGCCCGTCTGCGTGACCGGGGCGTCGTGGTGGCGGTGACCGTCACCAGCCTCGACGAGGCGGGCGTGGCGGTGGCCGCCGGTGCCGACGTCCTCGTGGTGCAAGGCCCGGAGGCGGGTGGCCATCGTGGCACGTTCGACCCCGTCGCACTCCCCGGCAACGACCCTCTTGATTCACTGCTGGTTGCGATCCGCGCGGCTCACGACCTGCCGGTGATCGCGGCCGGTGGTCTCTCCAGCGCCGCGGATGTTCGTCGCGTGCTGGATGCGGGAGCGGCCGCCGCCCAGGCGGGCACCGCGTTCCTATTGGCCGACGAGGCCGGCACCAACGCCGCCCACCGCGCGGCGCTGACCGATGTGAGCTTCACCGAAACCGTGGTGACACGGGCATTCTCGGGGCGGTATGCGCGCGGCCTGGCCAACAACTTCACCGCCCGCTATGACGATGTGGCGCCGTTGGGCTATCCGGAAGTCAACCAGATGACCGGTCCGCTGCGCCGCGCCGCGGTGGCCGCCGGCGACCCGCACGGCACCAATCTGTGGGCGGGCACATCGTGGCGGTACATCAGTGGAGGAAGCGCCGCCGATATCGTGGCGGCATTGGCCCGGGACGCGCAATGA
- the bla gene encoding class A beta-lactamase — translation MSLARRRFLVAGAALTVVAACGTKTAAPHPTLSDPAEPLPPVDQRIAALEKRHNALVGLYAQNLESKVELAHRDGDLFAMCSTFKAYLSARVLQRAQAGELRLTDTVVVEPAELKPNSPRTEPNAGKPMTLSDLCAAALQVSDNTAANLLLRVIGGPPAITAFARSIGDDRSRLDRWETELNSALPGDPRDTSTPRALGGGIARVLTGDVLDTTHRTQLDDWMRANTTSSMRGGLPPDWTTADKTGSGDYASTNDVGIAFGPNGERILLAIMTRTQSDDAHAEPLRPLIAEVAALVLPEVMRPR, via the coding sequence ATGAGCCTGGCCCGCCGACGCTTTCTCGTCGCCGGTGCGGCGCTGACCGTCGTCGCGGCGTGCGGTACCAAGACCGCGGCGCCGCATCCGACACTCAGTGACCCGGCCGAACCGCTGCCACCTGTCGACCAGCGCATCGCCGCACTGGAAAAGCGGCACAACGCGCTCGTCGGCTTATATGCGCAGAACCTGGAGTCGAAAGTCGAACTGGCGCATCGCGACGGCGACTTGTTCGCGATGTGCTCGACGTTCAAGGCCTACCTTTCGGCTCGAGTGCTGCAGAGGGCTCAAGCCGGGGAGTTGCGGTTGACCGACACCGTGGTGGTCGAGCCCGCCGAGCTGAAGCCGAACTCCCCACGGACCGAGCCGAATGCCGGTAAGCCCATGACATTGTCGGATCTGTGCGCGGCCGCCCTGCAAGTCAGCGACAACACCGCGGCGAACCTGTTGCTGCGAGTCATCGGCGGACCACCGGCGATCACGGCGTTCGCTCGGAGTATCGGTGATGACCGGAGTCGACTCGATCGTTGGGAAACCGAACTGAATTCGGCCCTTCCCGGCGATCCGCGCGATACCAGCACGCCCCGAGCGCTCGGCGGCGGTATCGCGAGGGTGCTCACCGGTGATGTTCTCGACACGACGCACCGCACGCAGCTCGATGACTGGATGCGTGCCAACACCACCTCCAGCATGCGGGGCGGCTTACCGCCCGACTGGACGACCGCCGACAAGACCGGTTCCGGTGACTACGCCAGTACCAACGACGTCGGGATCGCCTTCGGCCCCAACGGCGAACGAATCCTGTTGGCGATCATGACCCGCACCCAATCCGACGACGCGCACGCCGAACCGCTGCGTCCGCTCATCGCGGAGGTTGCCGCGTTGGTGTTGCCCGAGGTGATGCGCCCGCGATGA
- a CDS encoding VOC family protein — translation MSDYAAPVGAPIWFDLMSSDPARATEFYEQIFGWNLEGPANPEFGGYQNFTRNGKRVAGMVPPMGEGPANIWSVYLNTADAHATVAAAEAAGATVMVPPMAVGDLGSMMVVTDPAGAVIGFWQPGTHPGFTEWGEHGTPYWFECQSKDYDASLAFYRTVLGARIEEIGTGGAPDAVGPERYGQVFVGESAYSGIMDAAKLFPAEVPSFWQVYITVDDVAATVKQAEALGAEILMPGEETPWGTLAVLRDPLGALICLGHPPESMSRP, via the coding sequence GTGAGTGACTACGCCGCCCCGGTCGGGGCGCCAATCTGGTTCGACCTGATGAGCAGTGATCCCGCGCGTGCTACGGAGTTCTACGAGCAGATCTTCGGCTGGAACCTCGAGGGACCGGCCAACCCCGAGTTCGGTGGTTACCAGAATTTCACCCGCAACGGTAAGCGGGTGGCCGGGATGGTCCCGCCGATGGGCGAGGGTCCGGCGAACATCTGGTCGGTGTACCTGAACACCGCAGACGCCCACGCCACCGTCGCGGCGGCTGAAGCAGCGGGTGCGACGGTCATGGTGCCGCCGATGGCGGTCGGCGACCTGGGTTCGATGATGGTCGTCACCGACCCGGCCGGGGCCGTCATCGGGTTCTGGCAGCCCGGCACGCATCCGGGCTTCACCGAATGGGGAGAGCACGGTACCCCGTACTGGTTCGAATGCCAGAGTAAGGACTACGACGCATCGTTGGCGTTCTACCGGACGGTCCTCGGCGCGCGCATCGAGGAGATCGGCACCGGCGGCGCCCCAGATGCCGTCGGGCCTGAGCGCTACGGTCAGGTCTTCGTCGGAGAGAGTGCGTATTCGGGAATCATGGACGCCGCCAAGCTCTTTCCCGCCGAGGTCCCGTCCTTCTGGCAGGTCTACATCACCGTCGACGATGTCGCCGCGACCGTGAAACAGGCCGAGGCGCTGGGCGCGGAGATCCTCATGCCGGGCGAGGAAACGCCGTGGGGCACCCTCGCGGTCCTGCGCGATCCGCTGGGTGCGCTGATCTGCCTGGGTCATCCGCCGGAGAGTATGTCCCGGCCCTGA